The following are encoded together in the Coffea arabica cultivar ET-39 chromosome 1c, Coffea Arabica ET-39 HiFi, whole genome shotgun sequence genome:
- the LOC140005188 gene encoding uncharacterized protein: protein MMQCRMLNQVPRELNQWKNNLSYEIGGLFQYVGHLPSLVDIIPNVSAIQALINYWDSDASVFRFGMCELTPTIEKLEGLLQVPGKGSHMIYPSRGTREQFCRFLGLRNNSLDQHPDARSCPLRFLYDRFGGKSFERHQIDFFITRGQWEEKRVQAFGLVLINLLLFPQRHGKVTFATINMIQSLFLGIRGATPTLIPIVIADIFSALTNCQRKWGFFYTSNLIFQMWIMEHLAKRSLNPLGSCLLVENWIDSHRERVSRYYSVMSSSQFIEEFNNLTPEKVQWVLDWTRVRDLAFRTTQHDFIPLAGVNGLVAYIPQRVMRQFGYPQSIPMVQGVEDLRLGTVTESRSMVLEAWGNL, encoded by the coding sequence ATGATGCAGTGTCGAATGCTCAACCAAGTCCCCCGAGAGCTGAATCAGTGGAAGAATAACCTGTCTTATGAGATTGGAGGGCTATTCCAATATGTGGGGCATCTACCAAGCCTTGTCGACATAATACCCAACGTGTCTGCTATCCAAGCATTAATCAATTATTGGGATTCGGATGCCTCAGTTTTCAGGTTTGGAATGTGCGAACTCACCCCAACCATAGAAAAGTTAGAGGGATTGTTGCAAGTACCAGGAAAAGGCAGTCATATGATATACCCGAGCAGAGGAACGAGAGAGCAGTTTTGCAGATTTTTGGGATTGAGGAACAATAGCTTAGACCAACACCCCGACGCTAGATCTTGTCCACTGAGGTTTTTATATGACCGGTTTGGGGGAAAGTCTTTTGAGCGCCATCAGATCGATTTCTTTATAACAAGGGGGCAATGGGAAGAGAAGCGTGTTCAAgcttttggtttggttttgatCAACTTATTGCTATTCCCTCAAAGGcatggaaaggtgacatttgcaACAATCAACATGATTCAAAGTCTTTTTTTAGGAATTCGTGGAGCGACACCAACTTTGATACCCATTGTCATAGCGGACATCTTCTCAGCCCTTACCAATTGCCAAAGGAAATGGGGTTTTTTCTATACTTCAAATTTAATATTTCAAATGTGGATCATGGAACATTTGGCGAAGAGATCACTTAACCCTTTGGGTTCTTGTCTCTTAGTTGAGAATTGGATTGATTCACATCGAGAGAGAGTCAGCCGCTACTACAGCGTGATGTCGTCAAGCCAGTTTATTGAGGAGTTCAACAATTTGACACCAGAAAAAGTGCAGTGGGTTCTAGATTGGACCAGAGTTAGAGACCTAGCTTTTAGGACCACTCAACATGACTTCATCCCTCTAGCTGGAGTTAATGGTCTAGTCGCCTATATTCCACAAAGGGTTATGAGACAGTTTGGATACCCGCAAAGCATTCCTATGGTACAAGGGGTTGAAGATCTCAGATTGGGTACGGTGACCGAGAGTCGAAGTATGGTATTAGAGGCTTGGGGAAATTTGTAA